One Sulfitobacter sp. M39 genomic window, GGCGATGCCCGAAGGCACGAGCGCGCTTAAGCTCGAGGATCCGCGGCTGCCGATGATGATGGCTGCCCCCGGTCGCAAGAAAGACGCACCACGGGAGCTTCGCCAGTTCGTCTATGCGGAGCCCGTCGTCGGTGACGTGCTGCTTTGGGAAAGCTGGCTGCGGCACGAAGTCCCGATGAACATGTCCGAAGACGATCGAATCTCGGTCTCGTTCAACTACGCCTGGGGTTAACCACGTTTGAGCGGCGCTGCCTTGCGCGCCGCCTCTTGCTCTTTGATCGCGGCCTTTTCCTCTTTGGTCAGCTTATTGCCCCACTGATTATTGCTAAGCCCCAGATCATCCGGCATCGGCTTGGTCTTACCCTTTTTGATCGTACCCCCCTTATCAAGAAACGCTTTGATCAGGTCTTCGTCGGTGGTAGGCTTGGGCACATGTTTCATGTCAGCTCCTATAGGCGGGTTAATCCGAGCCTATGCGCCACGCCTTGCGCTGGCTAGACCCTGCCCCCGCTTATTCATCATGCATTAATGTTTCAAAAATCGCGGGCTGGATCACGTCACCGCGGGTTCAGCAGCTTGTGACTAGGATTGCATGTGTCCCGGTGCCATCTCGACACCGTTACCGTAAACGATGCGCACATAAGGAAGCCCCACGTGGATACCCCAAACCAAAGCCCCCTGCCCGCCCTTGCCCTTGCCGGTCTGGTCGGCGAACTCACATTCGAGGCCTACGCATGGCTCGCCTCTCCCGCCCTGTTCGGCGTCAAGCTAGAGCCCGCGAACCTGGTCATCGGGCTAAGCAAAAAGCTTTTAGGCCTCGACCTGACTTACGGCGCGGCCTTCGCCGTCCACTTCCTGATTGGCGCGTTAGGATTTGCAGCGGTGGTCTATCTGACCAAGCGGATGACACAGCTCGGCTATTTCGGCGCGGGTGCCCTGGCCGGCGTCATCTTGTGGTTTGTCGCCCAAGGTATTTTGGCACCGCTGATGGGGCGTAGCTTCATGATGGGTTTTGGTGCCTATACGCAGTCATCCTTCGTGGGGCACGTCGGTATGACGATTGTCATTGCGATGGTCTGGCAGAAGCTGGCGCGCCGCCCCGCCAAGCTGTTTACCTAAACCCCGCACCCACCCCGACAAAAACAAAAGCCCCCGCTGAGAACTCAGCGGGGGCTTTTCTATTCATTCCTCCGACATGTGTCGAAGCGAAGGTCTTACCAATCTTCGCGTACAACGACGCGGGTTTTGATAGGCAGCTTCATCGCGGCAAGACGCAGAGCTTCTTGTGCAACGTCCTCGGCGACACCGTCGATTTCGAACATAACACGGCCTGGCTTGACCTTGCAGACCCAACGATCCACGGAACCCTTACCTTTACCCATACGAACTTCGATGGGCTTTGCGGTGACAGGTACATCCGGGAAAATACGGATCCAGACACGGCCTTGACGCTTCATGTGACGCGTCATGGCACGACGAGCAGCTTCGATCTGACGTGCAGTTACACGCTCGGGCTCGAGAGCCTTCAGACCGTAGGTACCAAAGTTCAGGTCAGACCCGCCCTTTGCCACACCTTTGATACGGCCTTTGTGCTGCTTGCGGAATTTAGTACGCTTTGGTTGTAGCATCTTTCATTCCCCCTTAGCGACGACCGCCGGCACCGCGTGGTGCTGGGCCGTCTTGCATTTCTTGTGCCTTGCGGTCACGCGCAGCCGGGTCATGTTCCATGATCTCGCCTTTGAAGATCCAGGTTTTGATCCCGATGATGCCGTAAGCGGTCGACGCTTCAACATGCGCGTAATCGATGTCGGCACGCAGAGTGTGGAGCGGCACGCGGCCTTCACGGTACCATTCGGTACGCGCGATTTCTGCACCACCCAGACGGCCAGCAACGTTCACACGGATACCCAGGGCACCCATACGCATGGCGTTCTGTACCGCACGCTTCATGGCGCGACGGAAAGAGACCCGGCGTTCCAGCTGCTGTGCGATGGATTCACCAACAAGGGCTGCGTCCAGCTCTGGCTTGCGCACTTCAACGATGTTGAGGTGCAGGTCAGATTTGGTGATCTTGGCGATTTTCTGACGCAGACCTTCGATGTCTGCACCTTTCTTGCCGATGATCACACCGGGGCGCGCTGTGTGGATCGTGACGCGGCACTTCTTGTGTGGGCGTTCGATGATCACACGGGCGATACCGGCCTGTGCACATTCTTTCTTGATGAAGTCACGGATGGCGAGGTCTTCGAGCAGAAGATCACCATAGTCCTTCGTATCGGCGTACCAGCGGCTGTCCCAGGTGCGGTTGACCTGAAGACGCATACCGATCGGATTTACTTTGTTACCCATCAGGCTTGCTCCTCAACTTGACGCACGACAATCGTGATTTCCGAAAACGGCTTGATGATCTTGCCGAAACGGCCACGCGCACGTGGACGACCACGCTTCATGATCAGGTTCTTGCCGACATATGCTTCGGCAACGACCAGTTCATCCACGTCAAGGTTGTGGTTGTTTTCGCCGTTCGCGATGGCGGACTGAAGGCATTTCTTCACGTCCTGTGCGATCCGCTTTTTCGAGAAGGTCAGGTCCGTCAGGGCCTTGTCTACCTTCTTGCCACGGATCATCGCGGCGACGAGGTTCAGTTTCTGCGGGCTTGTGCGAAGCATGCGCAGTTTTGCACGGGCTTCGTTGTCAGCCACGCGGCGGGGATTTTTATCCTTGCTCATGGCTTATTTCCGCTTCGCTTTTTTGTCAGCTGCGTGACCATAATAGGTGCGAGTTGGCGAATACTCACCAAACTTCTGACCGATCATTTCTTCGCTGACGTTTACTGGGATGTGCTTGTGACCGTTGTACACGCCGAACGTCAGGCCAACAAACTGTGGCAGGATCGTGGAACGGCGCGACCAGATTTTGATCACTTCGCTGCGACCGCTTTCGCGGGAGGCTTCGGCCTTCTTGAGGACATAAGAGTCAACAAAAGGACCTTTCCATACTGAACGAGACATCTATTAACGCCCCTTCTTCTTGGCGTGGCGCGAGCGTAGGATAAGCTTGCTGGACGCTTTGTTCTTGTTGCGGGTTTTTGCACCCTTTGTGGGCTTGCCCCAAGGCGTAACAGGGTGACGACCACCCGATGTACGGCCTTCACCACCACCGTGAGGGTGGTCGATCGGGTTCATAACAACACCACGTACCGAAGGGCG contains:
- the rplV gene encoding 50S ribosomal protein L22 translates to MSKDKNPRRVADNEARAKLRMLRTSPQKLNLVAAMIRGKKVDKALTDLTFSKKRIAQDVKKCLQSAIANGENNHNLDVDELVVAEAYVGKNLIMKRGRPRARGRFGKIIKPFSEITIVVRQVEEQA
- the rplP gene encoding 50S ribosomal protein L16, which gives rise to MLQPKRTKFRKQHKGRIKGVAKGGSDLNFGTYGLKALEPERVTARQIEAARRAMTRHMKRQGRVWIRIFPDVPVTAKPIEVRMGKGKGSVDRWVCKVKPGRVMFEIDGVAEDVAQEALRLAAMKLPIKTRVVVREDW
- the rpsS gene encoding 30S ribosomal protein S19, with the translated sequence MSRSVWKGPFVDSYVLKKAEASRESGRSEVIKIWSRRSTILPQFVGLTFGVYNGHKHIPVNVSEEMIGQKFGEYSPTRTYYGHAADKKAKRK
- a CDS encoding DUF1440 domain-containing protein yields the protein MDTPNQSPLPALALAGLVGELTFEAYAWLASPALFGVKLEPANLVIGLSKKLLGLDLTYGAAFAVHFLIGALGFAAVVYLTKRMTQLGYFGAGALAGVILWFVAQGILAPLMGRSFMMGFGAYTQSSFVGHVGMTIVIAMVWQKLARRPAKLFT
- the rpsC gene encoding 30S ribosomal protein S3, producing MGNKVNPIGMRLQVNRTWDSRWYADTKDYGDLLLEDLAIRDFIKKECAQAGIARVIIERPHKKCRVTIHTARPGVIIGKKGADIEGLRQKIAKITKSDLHLNIVEVRKPELDAALVGESIAQQLERRVSFRRAMKRAVQNAMRMGALGIRVNVAGRLGGAEIARTEWYREGRVPLHTLRADIDYAHVEASTAYGIIGIKTWIFKGEIMEHDPAARDRKAQEMQDGPAPRGAGGRR